CATAAGTCATGCCAAGCGCTTGCGCTGCATAGCCCTGCCCTTTAGGCACAGACTGAATACCAGCGCGCACAATTTCAGAGAAGAATGCACCCTCAAATGCGATAAAGGTAATTGTGGCTGAGAGGTCTGCTCCAATAGGTCTTCCAATGAGCATTGGAATCAAAAGGAAGAACCATAGGATCACCATAACCAGCGGTATCGACCGCATAGTGTTGACGTAAATGGTTGCTGGATAAACCAAGCTTGGTTTTCCAGATAAACGCATCAATGCCAAGAAGGTCCCAAAAACAATTCCACCAACTGTAGCGATTACAGTGAGCTGAACACTAAAGAGCATGCCCTTTAGGATGTAATTAGTAAAAAGATCCCAATTGTAAAAACTCAGGTCTAGGCTCAGCATGTGGTCACCATTAATTTAGTCATCTAGTGGGCCGCCGCTTCAGAATTTGAAACAATGAAACCGGGAATACGTGAGCGCTTCTCAATATAGGCCATCACACGATTGATTGCGAATGCAGAAAGCGCATAAAGGAAAGTAACAGCTAAATAAATTTCAACACCATGCGCGGTTTCTTCTTGAGCCTGCATCGCAAACAAAGTAAGCTCTGGAACAGATACCGCAAATGCTACTGAAGAGTTTTTAATCAGATTCATACTCTCAGAAGTTAATGGTGGAATCACAATCCTTAAAGCCATTGGCAAAATGATGTAGCGGTAGCTTTGAAATGTTGTGAGCCCCAGCGCCGTTGCTGCAGCCCTCTGTCCCGAAGGCAGAGATTGAATACCTGCCCTAACCTGTTCTGCAATACGAGCCGAGGTAAAAAAGCCCAAGGCAATACTGACCAATAAGTAGGAGGGGAAACCCTTTAATACTGGAATAAAAGCTGGAATCACGTGATACCAAAGAAATACCTGTACCAAGATGGGGATATTTCTAAAGAGCTCTACCCAGGCTGTAGAGAGGCGCACCAAAAATCTGTTCAGAGAAGTTTCGGCTGGCAATGTGCGTAAAGTTCCCATCACGGCGCCAAGAGTAAGTGCAATGAGCAAACCAAGGCCTGCAACAGCCAAAGTCCATCCCCATGCCTTCATCAGCCAATCTAAATAACTGGGATCTGCATTTTGTCCAATACCAAGTAAAGCGGAGAAGCAGTGGTCTACCACTTCTCCGTCTAAGGTACTTTTACAAAAGATTCCTAAATCCATAAATACGATCGCATCTATATAAACCTATCTATCAGCGATTCGAATTATTTCTTGTTGTAGTC
The window above is part of the Polynucleobacter sp. AP-Kolm-20A-A1 genome. Proteins encoded here:
- a CDS encoding amino acid ABC transporter permease; its protein translation is MLSLDLSFYNWDLFTNYILKGMLFSVQLTVIATVGGIVFGTFLALMRLSGKPSLVYPATIYVNTMRSIPLVMVILWFFLLIPMLIGRPIGADLSATITFIAFEGAFFSEIVRAGIQSVPKGQGYAAQALGMTYGQNMRFIVLPQAFRNMIPVFMTQTIILFQDTSLVYAIGAYDLLKGFEIAGKNYGRPIETYILAAFTYFIICFSLSKIVRRVQSKVAIIR
- a CDS encoding amino acid ABC transporter permease, coding for MDLGIFCKSTLDGEVVDHCFSALLGIGQNADPSYLDWLMKAWGWTLAVAGLGLLIALTLGAVMGTLRTLPAETSLNRFLVRLSTAWVELFRNIPILVQVFLWYHVIPAFIPVLKGFPSYLLVSIALGFFTSARIAEQVRAGIQSLPSGQRAAATALGLTTFQSYRYIILPMALRIVIPPLTSESMNLIKNSSVAFAVSVPELTLFAMQAQEETAHGVEIYLAVTFLYALSAFAINRVMAYIEKRSRIPGFIVSNSEAAAH